In a genomic window of Sutcliffiella sp. FSL R7-0096:
- a CDS encoding helix-turn-helix domain-containing protein has product MIGKRIRKLRKSKGYSLSELAEKAGVSKSYLSYLERDLQTNPSLQFLQKISVSLGTNIEYLLDGQSTSKISEQSRFVMDEEWKKLIQKAIREGMTKEDFINYRSYLQFQKWQSFNRKDTKEEGTSG; this is encoded by the coding sequence ATGATCGGGAAACGGATTAGGAAGCTAAGGAAGAGCAAAGGTTATTCACTAAGTGAGCTGGCCGAAAAAGCAGGCGTTTCAAAATCATATTTAAGTTATTTAGAACGTGATTTACAAACGAATCCATCATTACAATTTCTTCAAAAGATATCTGTGAGTTTAGGGACAAACATAGAATACTTACTGGACGGTCAATCTACTAGTAAAATATCGGAACAGAGCAGATTTGTTATGGATGAGGAATGGAAGAAACTGATCCAGAAGGCCATTAGAGAAGGTATGACAAAAGAGGATTTTATTAATTACCGGAGCTACCTTCAGTTTCAAAAGTGGCAATCATTTAATCGAAAAGATACCAAGGAGGAAGGCACAAGTGGTTGA
- the secG gene encoding preprotein translocase subunit SecG has protein sequence MTLFLTILLIIVAISLITVVLLQSGKSAGLSGAISGGAETLFGKQKARGLDLVLHRATVVLSVLFFILTLSIAYFA, from the coding sequence ATGACGTTATTTCTTACTATTTTACTTATTATCGTAGCAATCTCTTTGATCACAGTAGTACTACTTCAATCAGGTAAAAGTGCGGGTCTTTCAGGAGCAATCTCCGGTGGAGCAGAAACACTTTTCGGAAAACAAAAAGCACGCGGCCTAGATCTTGTTCTACACCGTGCGACAGTCGTTCTCTCTGTATTATTCTTTATCCTGACACTGTCTATTGCATACTTCGCATAA
- a CDS encoding CpsD/CapB family tyrosine-protein kinase, with protein sequence MNLKLADKGIFRRNKQTPQSLIEEIERVRLNLEFSSFENNSKVIIFTSPSYKEGKTTIVTHLGAALAENGQNVLLIDIDIKKPSLHKVFKIKNTVGLTNVLTGQKTSEETINQTNIGRLKVLTAGPIPYSTEKVFKSTTLDQMLEKLSKSFDYILVDSAPALQGNDTRIFASKCDGVIMVVKDGKTENARAIEAKKALEIAKANLLGVVLNAKPKGLLSKIF encoded by the coding sequence ATGAATCTAAAATTAGCTGATAAAGGTATATTTAGAAGGAACAAGCAGACACCTCAATCATTAATTGAAGAAATTGAAAGGGTTAGACTTAACTTAGAATTCTCCTCTTTTGAAAACAATAGTAAAGTCATCATTTTCACTTCGCCTAGCTATAAAGAAGGAAAAACGACCATTGTCACCCATTTGGGAGCAGCATTGGCAGAAAACGGCCAGAATGTACTTCTAATTGATATTGACATAAAAAAACCGTCCTTGCATAAAGTGTTTAAAATAAAAAATACCGTCGGCTTGACCAATGTTCTAACAGGTCAAAAGACGTCGGAGGAAACCATCAATCAGACGAATATCGGTAGATTGAAAGTGTTAACTGCAGGACCAATACCATATAGTACAGAGAAAGTCTTTAAATCTACTACTCTTGATCAAATGCTTGAAAAGCTTTCAAAAAGCTTTGACTATATTCTGGTCGACTCTGCTCCTGCCCTACAAGGTAATGACACCCGAATATTTGCGAGCAAATGTGACGGTGTCATCATGGTAGTGAAAGATGGTAAAACGGAAAATGCCAGGGCTATAGAGGCAAAGAAAGCACTGGAAATTGCAAAGGCAAACTTATTGGGAGTGGTTTTGAACGCAAAACCAAAAGGTCTGTTAAGCAAAATTTTTTAA
- a CDS encoding anti-repressor SinI family protein, with translation MVDTVDLDLEWVELILEAKDLGITDEEIRRFFEEVKKENVITNR, from the coding sequence GTGGTTGATACAGTAGATTTGGATTTGGAATGGGTTGAATTGATACTCGAAGCAAAAGATCTAGGAATAACGGATGAAGAAATTCGAAGGTTTTTTGAAGAGGTTAAGAAAGAAAATGTTATAACAAACAGATGA